One window from the genome of Helicobacter pylori encodes:
- the htpX gene encoding zinc metalloprotease HtpX has protein sequence MTNFEKIIAQNRLKTNAVLATYCVIFAFIGLLVDAIRINANDLGIALFKLITFQIFPAITMIMFLVAFVIIVVCIQNFSSIMLSGDEYKLIDTSKVLSSKENQIHRLLLELLEEANLHFEPKLYIINAPYMNAFASGWDESNSLIALTSTLIERLDRDELKAVIAHELSHIRHNDIRLTMCVGILSNIMLLVANFSVYFFMGNRKNSGANLARMILLLLQIILPFLTLILQMYLSRTREYMADSGAAFLMHDNKPMIRALQKISNDYTNNDYKGIDQNSTRSAAYLFNAEMFSTHPSVKNRIQSLRKRVI, from the coding sequence ATGACGAATTTTGAAAAGATTATCGCGCAAAACAGGCTCAAAACGAACGCAGTTTTAGCCACTTATTGCGTGATTTTTGCTTTTATCGGGTTGTTGGTGGATGCTATTAGAATCAACGCTAATGATTTAGGCATAGCCCTTTTTAAACTCATCACTTTTCAAATTTTTCCTGCAATCACCATGATTATGTTTTTAGTGGCTTTTGTCATTATTGTTGTTTGTATCCAAAATTTTAGCTCTATCATGTTAAGCGGTGATGAATACAAGCTTATTGACACAAGCAAGGTTTTAAGCTCTAAAGAAAATCAAATCCATCGCCTTTTGTTAGAGCTTTTAGAAGAGGCTAATCTTCATTTTGAGCCTAAGCTTTATATCATTAACGCCCCTTACATGAACGCTTTTGCGAGCGGGTGGGATGAATCTAATTCTCTTATCGCTCTTACAAGCACTTTAATAGAGAGGTTGGATAGAGATGAATTGAAAGCCGTGATCGCTCATGAGCTCAGCCACATACGGCACAACGACATCCGCTTGACCATGTGCGTGGGGATTTTAAGCAATATCATGCTGTTAGTGGCTAATTTTAGCGTGTATTTTTTCATGGGGAATCGCAAGAATAGTGGGGCGAATTTAGCCCGAATGATTTTATTACTCTTACAGATCATTTTGCCTTTTTTAACGCTTATTTTACAAATGTATTTGAGCCGCACACGAGAATACATGGCCGATAGCGGGGCGGCGTTTTTAATGCATGACAATAAGCCCATGATTAGAGCCTTACAAAAAATTTCCAACGATTACACCAACAACGATTACAAGGGCATAGATCAGAACTCCACCCGATCAGCGGCCTATCTTTTTAACGCTGAAATGTTTAGCACCCACCCTAGCGTTAAAAATCGTATCCAATCCTTAAGAAAGCGTGTGATCTAA
- the folE gene encoding GTP cyclohydrolase I FolE — translation MENFFNQFFENIGEDKNREGLKETPKRVQELWKFLYKGYKEDPRVALKSAYFQGVCDEMIVAQNIEFYSTCEHHLLPFFGNISVGYIPKEKIVGISAIAKLIEIYSKRLQIQERLTTQIAETFDEIIEPRGVIVVCEAKHLCMSMQGVQKQNAIIKTSVLRGLFKKDPKTRAEFMQLLKS, via the coding sequence ATGGAAAATTTTTTCAACCAATTTTTTGAAAATATCGGCGAAGACAAGAATAGAGAAGGTCTAAAAGAGACGCCTAAAAGGGTTCAAGAATTATGGAAATTCTTGTATAAAGGCTATAAAGAAGACCCTAGAGTGGCTTTAAAAAGCGCGTATTTTCAAGGCGTTTGCGATGAAATGATAGTGGCTCAAAACATTGAATTTTACTCCACTTGCGAGCACCATTTGCTCCCTTTTTTTGGGAATATTAGCGTGGGATATATCCCTAAGGAAAAGATTGTAGGCATTAGCGCGATCGCCAAACTCATTGAAATTTATAGCAAACGCTTGCAGATCCAAGAAAGGCTGACCACTCAAATTGCAGAAACTTTTGATGAAATCATAGAGCCAAGGGGCGTGATCGTGGTTTGTGAAGCCAAGCATTTGTGCATGAGCATGCAAGGGGTGCAAAAGCAAAATGCGATCATTAAAACAAGCGTGTTAAGAGGCCTCTTTAAAAAAGACCCTAAAACCAGAGCTGAATTTATGCAACTCTTAAAATCTTAG
- a CDS encoding polyprenyl synthetase family protein, with product MNNPNLSFYYNECERFESFLKNHHLHLESFHPYLEKAFFEMVLNGGKRFRPKLFLAVLCALVGQKDYSNQQTEYFKIALSIECLHTYSLIHDDLPCMDNAALRRNHPTLHAKYDETTAVLIGDALNTYSFELLSNALLESHIIVELVKILSANGGIKGMILGQALDCYFENTPLNLEQLTFLHEHKTAKLISASLMMGLVASGVKDKELFKWLQAFGLKTGLCFQVLDDIIDVTQDEEESGKTTHLDSAKNSFVNLLGLEKANDYAQTLKTEVLNDLNLLKSAYPLLQENLNALLNTLFKGKT from the coding sequence ATGAATAACCCTAATTTATCCTTTTATTATAATGAGTGCGAGCGTTTTGAAAGCTTTTTAAAAAACCATCATTTACACCTTGAAAGCTTCCACCCTTATTTGGAAAAAGCCTTTTTTGAAATGGTGCTTAATGGAGGCAAAAGGTTCCGCCCTAAGCTTTTTTTAGCCGTGCTTTGCGCGTTAGTGGGTCAAAAAGATTATTCTAACCAACAAACAGAATATTTTAAAATCGCTTTAAGCATTGAATGCTTGCACACTTATTCGCTCATCCATGACGATTTACCATGCATGGATAATGCCGCTTTAAGGAGAAACCACCCCACTTTACACGCTAAATACGATGAAACCACAGCCGTTTTAATCGGCGATGCACTCAACACTTACTCTTTTGAATTGCTTTCAAACGCTTTACTAGAAAGCCATATCATTGTGGAATTAGTCAAAATCTTAAGCGCTAATGGGGGGATTAAAGGCATGATCTTAGGGCAGGCTTTGGATTGCTATTTTGAAAACACGCCCTTAAATTTAGAGCAGCTCACTTTCTTACACGAGCATAAAACCGCTAAATTGATTAGCGCGAGCTTGATGATGGGGCTTGTTGCGAGCGGTGTTAAAGATAAAGAGCTTTTTAAATGGCTTCAGGCTTTTGGGTTAAAAACGGGTCTTTGTTTTCAAGTGTTAGATGATATTATAGATGTTACACAAGATGAAGAAGAAAGCGGTAAAACCACTCATTTAGACAGCGCTAAAAACAGCTTTGTGAATTTATTGGGGCTAGAGAAGGCGAATGATTACGCTCAAACTTTAAAAACAGAGGTTTTAAACGATTTAAATCTACTAAAATCCGCTTATCCTTTATTGCAAGAAAATTTAAACGCATTATTGAACACTCTATTTAAAGGCAAAACATGA
- the surE gene encoding 5'/3'-nucleotidase SurE, producing the protein MKKILLTNDDGYHAKGIKALEQALENMAEIYVVAPKHEKSACSQCITITAPLRAEKIKGKEGRHYRIDDGTPSDCVYLAINELFKHVCFDLVISGINLGSNMGEDTIYSGTVAGAIEGTIQGVPSIAISQILSNKNKNTPLSFDLAQKIIQDLVQNIFTKGYPLKGRKLLNVNVPNCSLQEYKGERITPKGYRLYKKEVHKRTDPKNESYFWLGLHPLEWQKRENEDRLSDFDAIASNHVSITPLNLDLTSYDDLKNLESWHKGMLK; encoded by the coding sequence ATGAAAAAAATTCTACTCACCAACGATGATGGCTACCATGCAAAAGGCATTAAAGCTTTAGAACAAGCTTTAGAAAACATGGCAGAAATTTATGTGGTCGCCCCCAAGCATGAAAAAAGCGCATGCTCGCAATGCATCACGATCACCGCGCCTTTAAGAGCGGAGAAAATTAAGGGCAAAGAAGGCCGGCATTACAGGATTGATGATGGCACGCCAAGCGATTGCGTGTATTTGGCGATCAATGAGCTTTTTAAACATGTTTGTTTTGATTTAGTGATTTCAGGGATCAATCTTGGATCTAACATGGGCGAAGACACGATTTATTCGGGAACGGTGGCCGGAGCGATTGAAGGCACCATTCAGGGCGTGCCTTCCATTGCGATTTCTCAAATCCTTTCTAACAAAAACAAAAACACTCCCTTAAGTTTTGATCTAGCTCAAAAGATTATCCAGGATTTAGTCCAAAACATTTTCACCAAAGGCTACCCCTTAAAGGGGCGCAAACTCCTGAATGTGAATGTCCCTAATTGCTCCTTACAAGAATATAAGGGCGAACGCATCACCCCTAAGGGCTATAGGCTGTATAAAAAAGAAGTGCATAAACGCACAGACCCCAAAAATGAAAGCTATTTTTGGCTAGGGTTACACCCTTTAGAATGGCAAAAGCGCGAAAATGAAGACAGACTCTCTGATTTTGACGCTATTGCTTCAAACCATGTTTCTATCACGCCTTTAAATTTAGACTTAACCAGTTATGATGATTTGAAAAATTTGGAATCTTGGCATAAGGGAATGTTAAAGTGA
- a CDS encoding 6-pyruvoyl trahydropterin synthase family protein, with amino-acid sequence MVIRRLYKFCASHVVRNCSSLKCAQNIHGHNYEVEVFIETNRLDNANMALDFGLMQQEMQVFIESFDHAHHFWDKESVEFQRFIENHCVRYVKCSFNLSAESYALMFLYYLSRILQKSVFSNNEGELKVSSVRVHETKNGYAESFLKDLENPHFKSLVHPNCVSFSQGIQSLWHDKDFFHKIISDEKQCFFHAKPLHQIP; translated from the coding sequence ATGGTTATCAGGCGATTGTATAAATTTTGCGCTAGCCATGTGGTGCGTAATTGCTCTTCTTTAAAATGCGCTCAAAATATCCATGGGCATAATTACGAAGTGGAAGTCTTTATTGAAACCAACCGCTTGGATAACGCGAACATGGCGTTAGATTTTGGGCTGATGCAACAAGAGATGCAAGTTTTCATTGAGTCGTTTGATCATGCCCATCATTTTTGGGACAAAGAAAGCGTTGAGTTCCAGCGTTTTATAGAAAATCATTGCGTTCGTTACGTGAAATGCTCGTTTAATTTGAGCGCGGAGAGTTACGCTCTTATGTTTTTATACTACCTTTCAAGGATTTTACAAAAAAGCGTTTTTTCTAATAATGAAGGGGAGTTAAAAGTCTCTAGCGTGCGCGTGCATGAGACTAAAAACGGCTACGCTGAAAGCTTTTTAAAAGATTTAGAAAACCCTCATTTTAAATCTTTAGTGCATCCAAATTGCGTCTCTTTCTCGCAAGGCATTCAAAGTTTGTGGCATGATAAGGATTTTTTCCATAAAATCATCAGCGATGAAAAACAATGCTTTTTTCACGCTAAGCCCTTACACCAAATCCCATGA
- a CDS encoding 7-carboxy-7-deazaguanine synthase QueE translates to MKLPVVESFFSLQGEGKRIGKPSLFLRLGGCNLSCKGFNCKTLFNDEILTGCDSLYAVHPKFKTSWDYYNEPKPLIERLVNLAPNYKDFDFILTGGEPSLYFNNPILLSVLEHFYRQKIPLCVESNGSIFFEFSPILKELHFTLSVKLSFSLEEESKRINLKALQNILNNAKSAHFKFVLESQNAAQSITEIQSLLKQLSLKNNEIFLMPLGTNNNELDKNLKTLAPLAIKHGFRLSDRLHIRLWDNQKGF, encoded by the coding sequence ATGAAACTCCCGGTTGTTGAGAGCTTTTTTTCCTTACAAGGTGAAGGAAAAAGGATAGGCAAGCCCAGTCTTTTTTTGCGCTTAGGGGGGTGTAACCTTTCATGCAAGGGCTTTAATTGTAAAACCTTATTCAATGATGAAATCCTAACAGGTTGCGACAGCTTGTATGCGGTGCATCCTAAATTCAAAACATCTTGGGATTATTACAATGAGCCTAAGCCCTTGATTGAGCGATTAGTTAATTTAGCCCCTAATTATAAGGATTTTGATTTCATTCTTACAGGTGGGGAGCCAAGTTTGTATTTCAATAACCCTATTTTATTGAGCGTTTTAGAGCATTTTTATCGCCAAAAAATCCCTTTATGTGTAGAGAGTAATGGTTCTATTTTTTTTGAATTTAGCCCTATTTTAAAAGAATTGCATTTCACCCTAAGCGTCAAACTCTCTTTTTCTTTGGAGGAAGAAAGCAAGCGGATCAACCTCAAAGCCTTACAAAATATCTTAAATAACGCTAAAAGCGCGCATTTTAAATTCGTATTGGAGAGTCAAAACGCCGCTCAATCTATTACAGAGATTCAAAGCCTTTTGAAACAACTCTCCTTAAAAAATAATGAAATCTTTTTAATGCCCTTAGGCACAAATAACAACGAGCTAGACAAAAATCTAAAAACCCTAGCCCCCCTAGCCATAAAGCATGGTTTCAGGCTGAGCGATAGGCTTCATATCCGCTTGTGGGATAATCAAAAAGGGTTTTAA
- a CDS encoding GNAT family N-acetyltransferase, with the protein MTIKVFSPKYPTELEEFYAKCIADNPLGFIQRLDLLPSISEFVQKLHEHGGEFFGMRKGEKLIGICGLNRINQTEAELCKFHINSAYQSQGLGQKLYESVEKYAFIKGYTKISLHVSKSQIKACNLYQKLGFVHIKEEDCVVELGEETLIFPTLFMEKILS; encoded by the coding sequence ATGACCATCAAAGTTTTTTCGCCCAAATACCCCACTGAATTAGAAGAATTTTATGCCAAGTGCATCGCTGATAACCCTTTAGGGTTTATCCAACGCTTGGATCTTTTGCCCAGCATTAGCGAATTTGTTCAAAAATTGCACGAGCATGGCGGGGAATTTTTTGGAATGAGAAAGGGTGAAAAGCTCATTGGGATCTGTGGGCTTAATCGTATCAATCAAACAGAAGCCGAGCTGTGCAAATTCCACATAAATAGCGCTTATCAATCCCAAGGGTTGGGTCAAAAACTCTATGAGAGCGTGGAGAAATACGCTTTCATTAAAGGCTATACTAAAATCTCTCTGCATGTGAGCAAAAGTCAAATCAAGGCATGCAACCTCTATCAAAAGCTGGGTTTTGTGCACATCAAAGAAGAGGATTGCGTGGTGGAGTTGGGCGAAGAGACTTTGATTTTCCCCACTCTTTTTATGGAAAAGATTCTGTCTTGA
- a CDS encoding outer membrane beta-barrel protein — protein sequence MFLKFCFSSASQSFRSPILGVNAKIGYQNYFNDFIGLAYYGIIKYNYAKASSEKVQQLSYGGGVELLVDFITTYSNKNRG from the coding sequence TTGTTTTTAAAATTTTGTTTTTCAAGCGCTTCGCAAAGTTTTAGAAGCCCTATTTTAGGGGTTAACGCTAAAATAGGCTATCAAAACTACTTTAATGATTTCATAGGATTAGCTTATTATGGCATCATCAAATACAATTACGCTAAAGCGAGCAGTGAGAAAGTCCAGCAATTGAGCTATGGCGGTGGGGTGGAATTGTTGGTGGATTTCATCACCACTTACTCCAATAAAAATAGGGGTTAG
- a CDS encoding MFS transporter, protein MKHLGKKEVRTLGLSSLGGTLEFYDFIIFVFFTSIIAKHFFPNTLSPIWSEINTYGIFAAGYLARPLGGIVMAHFGDKFGRKNMFMLSILLMVIPTFALALMPTFNDLVGFGVDSMGLTPKNAHYLGYIAPVFLVFVRICQGVAVGGELPGAWVFVHEHAPQGQKNTYIGFLTASVVSGILLGSLVYMGIYMVFDKPVVEDWAWRVAFGLGGIFGIISVYLRRFLEETPVFQQMKQDDALVKFPLKEVFKNSLFGISISMLITWVLTACILIFILFVPNFTLTHPNFNFTPFEKTYFQILGLVGIVSSIVLTGFLADKIKPHKVCMAFSVAFAFFGFLFFKEFYSNAPSLVNTIVLYFLACFCAGIMNFCPIFMSDVFSAKIRFSGISFAYNIAYAITAGFTPQLSSWLNAKAIAAPESLQSYGLSFYIFVVALIAFIVSLLMAPIYNKSNTQHEGSPTDSMKDAQTFE, encoded by the coding sequence ATAAAACATTTAGGCAAAAAAGAGGTAAGAACCTTAGGGTTATCTTCGCTTGGCGGGACTTTAGAATTTTACGATTTTATCATCTTTGTATTTTTTACGAGTATCATTGCTAAACACTTTTTCCCAAACACGCTCAGCCCTATTTGGTCTGAAATCAACACTTATGGTATCTTTGCTGCAGGCTATCTGGCACGCCCGCTTGGCGGCATAGTGATGGCCCACTTTGGGGATAAATTCGGCCGTAAAAACATGTTCATGCTCTCTATTTTACTAATGGTGATCCCAACCTTTGCACTCGCTTTGATGCCAACTTTTAATGATTTGGTGGGTTTTGGCGTTGATAGCATGGGACTTACCCCTAAAAATGCTCATTATCTTGGTTACATAGCTCCTGTTTTTTTGGTGTTTGTTAGGATTTGTCAAGGCGTCGCTGTGGGTGGTGAATTGCCTGGCGCTTGGGTTTTTGTCCATGAGCATGCCCCGCAAGGCCAAAAAAACACTTATATCGGTTTTTTAACCGCTTCTGTAGTTTCTGGGATTTTGCTTGGGAGTTTGGTTTATATGGGGATTTACATGGTTTTTGACAAGCCTGTTGTTGAAGATTGGGCTTGGAGGGTTGCCTTTGGGCTTGGAGGGATTTTTGGTATCATTTCTGTGTATTTGAGACGCTTTTTAGAAGAAACTCCTGTTTTTCAGCAAATGAAGCAAGACGATGCCTTAGTCAAATTCCCGCTTAAAGAGGTGTTTAAAAACTCTCTCTTTGGTATATCAATCTCCATGCTTATCACTTGGGTTTTAACCGCTTGCATTTTGATTTTTATCCTTTTTGTTCCCAATTTTACCCTTACGCATCCCAATTTTAATTTCACTCCTTTTGAAAAAACCTATTTTCAAATTTTAGGACTTGTTGGTATTGTAAGTTCTATTGTTTTAACCGGGTTTTTAGCCGATAAAATCAAACCACACAAAGTTTGCATGGCTTTTAGCGTGGCCTTTGCCTTTTTTGGCTTTTTATTCTTCAAAGAATTTTATTCTAACGCACCAAGTTTAGTCAATACCATAGTTTTATACTTTTTAGCGTGCTTTTGCGCGGGTATTATGAATTTTTGCCCCATTTTTATGAGCGATGTGTTTAGCGCCAAAATCCGTTTTAGCGGGATTTCCTTCGCTTATAACATAGCCTATGCTATAACCGCTGGCTTTACCCCTCAACTTTCAAGCTGGTTAAACGCAAAAGCTATAGCAGCGCCTGAAAGTTTGCAAAGTTATGGTTTAAGCTTTTATATTTTTGTGGTTGCTTTAATCGCTTTTATCGTATCGCTTTTAATGGCGCCAATTTACAACAAATCTAATACCCAACACGAAGGGTCGCCCACAGACAGCATGAAGGATGCGCAAACCTTTGAGTGA
- a CDS encoding amino acid ABC transporter permease, producing the protein MSASPNLSLFFESLDLSKERLELLLEAFYPMLKAAFCISLPLAVISFILGLLIAIVVALIKIAPPKHFIHKALLAGVNFYVSLIRGTPLLVQIVVVFYGLPALGVYMDPIPAGIIAFSFNVGAYASETLRASFLSVPKDQWDSSLSLGLNYLQTFWHVIFFQALKVATPSLSNTFISLFKETSLASVVTIAEVFRIAQQKANASYDFLPIYLEAALIYWLFCLILEAVQKRVEKILN; encoded by the coding sequence ATGTCAGCCAGCCCTAATTTGTCTTTGTTTTTTGAATCTTTAGATTTGAGCAAGGAGCGTTTGGAATTATTATTAGAAGCTTTCTACCCCATGTTAAAAGCCGCTTTTTGCATTTCTTTGCCTTTAGCGGTTATCTCTTTTATTTTAGGCTTATTGATTGCCATTGTGGTGGCTCTCATTAAAATCGCGCCCCCAAAACATTTCATTCATAAGGCTTTATTAGCGGGCGTGAATTTCTATGTCTCGCTCATTAGAGGCACGCCTTTATTGGTCCAAATCGTGGTGGTGTTTTATGGTTTGCCCGCTCTTGGGGTTTATATGGATCCAATCCCAGCAGGCATTATTGCGTTTTCCTTTAATGTGGGGGCATACGCTTCAGAGACTTTAAGGGCGAGTTTTCTTTCTGTCCCTAAAGATCAATGGGATTCAAGCTTGAGTTTGGGCTTGAATTACTTGCAAACCTTTTGGCATGTCATTTTTTTTCAAGCACTCAAGGTCGCCACGCCAAGCCTGAGTAACACTTTCATCAGCCTTTTTAAAGAAACTTCTTTGGCTTCTGTGGTAACTATCGCAGAGGTTTTTAGAATCGCGCAACAAAAAGCGAACGCCAGCTATGACTTTTTGCCTATTTATTTGGAAGCCGCTTTGATTTATTGGCTTTTTTGCTTGATTTTAGAAGCGGTCCAAAAGCGCGTGGAAAAAATCTTAAATTAG
- a CDS encoding amino acid ABC transporter substrate-binding protein, producing the protein MKKVLFLLVISLFLGFLNASSLYEKLVNKETISVGTEGIYPPFTYHDKEGKLTGYDVEVARELAKELGVKIKFHETSWDIMLTGLKSGRFDMVANQVSLTTKKRQATFDKSLPYSYSGTIMLVRKDENRIKDIKDIKGLRAANTLSSTYGEIAFKYDAQIVSVDSMAQALLLVAQKRADLTLNSSLAILNYLNTHKNNPFKIAWESKEKDGGASFVINKHQEKALELINQAMQRLINKGVLKRLGEQFFGKDVSQP; encoded by the coding sequence ATGAAAAAAGTTTTATTTTTATTGGTAATAAGCCTTTTTTTGGGTTTTTTGAACGCTTCTAGCTTGTATGAAAAGCTTGTCAATAAAGAGACTATCAGCGTTGGCACAGAAGGCATTTACCCCCCTTTCACTTACCATGATAAAGAGGGCAAGCTCACCGGCTATGATGTGGAAGTGGCTAGGGAGTTGGCTAAAGAGCTTGGCGTGAAAATCAAATTCCACGAAACTTCATGGGATATCATGCTTACAGGTTTGAAATCAGGGCGTTTTGATATGGTCGCTAACCAGGTGAGTTTGACGACTAAAAAACGCCAAGCAACTTTTGATAAAAGCTTGCCTTATAGCTATTCAGGCACGATCATGCTCGTTAGAAAAGATGAAAACCGCATTAAAGACATTAAAGACATTAAGGGTTTGAGAGCGGCTAACACTTTAAGCTCCACCTATGGGGAAATCGCTTTTAAATACGACGCTCAAATCGTTTCGGTGGATTCTATGGCGCAAGCCTTGTTGTTGGTGGCGCAAAAACGAGCCGATTTGACCTTAAATAGTTCTTTAGCGATCTTAAACTACCTTAACACCCACAAAAACAACCCCTTTAAAATCGCATGGGAGTCCAAAGAAAAAGATGGGGGCGCTTCCTTTGTCATTAACAAGCACCAAGAAAAAGCCTTAGAGCTTATCAACCAGGCGATGCAAAGATTGATCAATAAAGGGGTTTTAAAACGCTTAGGCGAACAATTTTTTGGAAAAGATGTCAGCCAGCCCTAA
- the alr gene encoding alanine racemase has protein sequence MLKRASFVEVDTASLRHNFSAVKSIVPKDACVMAVVKANAYGAGAIKASEIFLQEGANYLGVATLDEALELRSHFSKTPILILGYSPNANASMLIDNDLSAMVFSLEQAEVFSQMALKSQKRLKIHLKIDTGMHRLGLEPTFKSIEIVKKIRALKGLEIEGIFTHLSNADAKIKTHAKNQMKAFNAFLEQLLNQKIEFQYRHAYNSAGILSLCNGNENRLLNLYRPGIMLYGFYPSNEMKESSQTILKNVISLKAQIVQIRSVKKGEFIGYGEHFYTNEETLVGVLALGYADGLMRALGNRIQVVINNQLAPLIGKVCMDQCFVKLNNIEAKEGDEVILFGDKSAKANDASEIATLLNTIPYETISTLSKRLERVYI, from the coding sequence ATGTTAAAAAGGGCGAGTTTTGTAGAAGTGGATACCGCTTCTTTAAGACATAATTTTAGCGCAGTCAAAAGCATTGTCCCTAAAGACGCTTGTGTCATGGCGGTTGTCAAGGCGAACGCTTATGGGGCGGGGGCGATTAAGGCAAGCGAAATTTTTTTACAAGAAGGGGCTAATTATTTAGGGGTAGCAACTTTAGATGAAGCTTTAGAATTGCGCTCTCATTTTTCTAAAACCCCCATTTTGATCTTAGGCTATAGCCCTAACGCTAACGCTTCCATGCTGATTGATAACGATTTGAGCGCTATGGTTTTTAGCCTTGAACAAGCAGAAGTTTTTTCTCAAATGGCTTTAAAGTCTCAAAAACGCTTAAAAATTCATCTTAAAATTGATACCGGCATGCACCGCTTGGGTTTAGAGCCTACTTTTAAAAGCATAGAAATCGTTAAAAAAATCCGCGCTTTAAAAGGCTTGGAAATAGAGGGGATATTCACGCATTTAAGCAACGCTGATGCTAAGATTAAAACCCATGCTAAAAACCAGATGAAAGCCTTTAACGCTTTTTTAGAGCAGCTTTTAAATCAAAAAATAGAATTTCAATACCGCCATGCTTATAATTCCGCCGGTATCCTTTCTTTGTGTAACGGGAATGAAAATCGTTTGTTAAACCTCTATCGCCCAGGCATCATGCTCTATGGTTTTTACCCCTCTAATGAAATGAAAGAGTCGTCTCAAACGATATTAAAAAATGTTATCAGTTTGAAAGCGCAAATCGTTCAAATCAGAAGCGTTAAAAAAGGCGAATTTATTGGCTATGGCGAGCATTTTTACACCAATGAAGAGACTTTAGTGGGCGTTTTAGCTCTAGGGTATGCAGACGGGTTAATGCGCGCTTTAGGCAATCGCATTCAAGTAGTGATCAATAACCAATTAGCCCCCCTGATTGGCAAGGTGTGCATGGATCAGTGCTTTGTCAAACTCAATAATATTGAAGCCAAAGAGGGCGATGAGGTCATCTTGTTTGGGGATAAAAGCGCTAAAGCTAATGACGCAAGCGAAATCGCTACACTTTTAAACACCATTCCTTATGAAACCATCAGCACCCTATCCAAACGCTTGGAGCGCGTCTATATTTAA